In a genomic window of Littorina saxatilis isolate snail1 linkage group LG6, US_GU_Lsax_2.0, whole genome shotgun sequence:
- the LOC138969618 gene encoding uncharacterized protein C17orf113-like, translating into MKKQRSLLSFLPPRGEKRPLNEGTESESTSRPSTSAEPESQAAAKKPTSASSTVKRFQEKWCKEFLWLRTEGEGENFLMFCEDCKKTRQKNGYTRGCQNFQHSSLEDHSKSLSHRNAVGTSDKQLSMKPVSEQAKQSENECLNAQIRTVLYMAQENIAASKFESLLNLQRENGCSSLSAGVTYKHHETVADMEEALLSVTKQELREKIDRSDYVGIVIDETLNCTLDKKLIVFARIVLDGTPETVFLGNYTIDNGTAECVYAKVQEVLREWGIDEDHPRLAGLASDGASVMTGQITGVGVRMKEKQAKLIHVHCIAHRTALATKDATNSVETVADYRLCLQNLFKLYRASGDRTHRLKQLCDALDEVEYKCLKHPISVRWLSLGKAVDAVKQTYPALILELEEEGQRGNTSAVGLLKKAKMFIFVAITYMLADVIPVIDRLNLTFQKDNVNPSTIKPMVESTTHMLTQLLDTPGDNEREFSNSLQGATFNTTTLTHLHNRGQYERVRREFIQGLIDALRRRFPQTEVTILSALATVFDVERYPGADRLAGYGQAEMDVLRRHYTAVINPERAQRNFLPFKTAVTNYGATSFDTVCRCVIRYDQFPDFGELAKLALVIPVSSVYAERGFSVQNLIKTKGRNRLNEDRVNRLMMLRWHSKSLRDFDIGSARENFLTTKTRRK; encoded by the coding sequence atgaagaagcaacgatcTTTACTGTCTTTTCTACCCCCAAGAGGTGAGAAAAGGCCTTTGAATGAAggaactgaaagtgaaagtactTCACGGCCTAGTACATCTGCAGAGCCCGAGTCTCAAGCGGCGGCAAAGAAACCAACATCGGCATCTTCCACTGTCAAACGATTTCAGGAAAAATGGTGCAAAGAGTTTCTGTGGTTGCggacagagggggagggggagaactttctcatgttttgtgaagactgcaaaaaaacacgtcaAAAAAATGGTTACACAAGAGGTTGTCAAAATTTTCAACATTCATCTCTCGAAGACCATTCAAAATCGCTAAGTCATAGAAATGCTGTTGGAACATCAGATAAGCAACTTTCGATGAAACCTGTATCTGAGCAAGCCAAACAAAGTGAGAACGAGTGTCTCAATGCACAGATTCGGACAGTCCTATACATGGCTCAAGAAAATATTGCCGCGTCCAAGTTTGAAAGCCTACTGAATCTGCAACGTGAAAATGGTTGCTCATCACTCAGTGCCGGGGTAACTTACAAACACCATGAGACTGTAGCTGATATGGAAGAAGCTCTTTTGTCTGTAACAAAACAGGAACTGAGAGAAAAGATTGATCGAAGTGATTATGTGGGAATTGTGATTGATGAGACACTTAACTGTACGTTGGACAAAAAACTCATTGTCTTTGCACGCATCGTTTTGGATGGCACCCCTGAAACTGTATTTCTTGGAAATTATACCATCGATAATGGTACCGCAGAATGTGTGTATGCAAAAGTTCAGGAGGTGTTGAGGGAATGGGGCATCGACGAAGATCACCCTCGCCTTGCAGGGTTAGCTTCAGATGGAGCATCAGTTATGACTGGACAAATCACGGGTGTTGGGGTGCGAATGAAGGAAAAACAAGCAAAGCTTATTCATGTGCACTGTATTGCTCACAGGACAGCACTAGCCACGAAAGATGCAACAAACAgtgttgaaacagtcgcagATTATCGTCTCTGCCTGCAGAATTTGTTCAAGCTGTACAGAGCATCGGGTGATCGGACACACAGATTGAAGCAACTGTGCGATGCTCTTGATGAGGTCGAGTACAAATGTCTAAAACACCCAATAAGTGTGCGGTGGCTGAGCTTGGGCAAGGCTGTGGATGCTGTGAAACAAACTTATCCAGCCCTTATTCTGGAACTTGAAGAAGAAGGTCAGCGTGGGAACACTTCGGCAGTTGGACTACTGAAGAAAGCAAAAATGTTTATCTTTGTTGCGATTACCTACATGTTGGCGGATGTCATTCCCGTCATCGATCGGCTGAATCTCACTTTTCAGAAAGATAACGTCAATCCGTCTACAATAAAGCCCATGGTGGAAAGCACCACACACATGCTGACACAACTTCTTGACACACCAGGAGACAACGAACGAGAGTTTTCTAACTCACTGCAGGGAGCAACATTCAACACCACAACTCTCACCCATCTTCACAACAGAGGACAGTACGAAAGAGTACGTAGAGAGTTTATTCAGGGTCTGATTGATGCATTGCGCCGTCGCTTCCCACAGACTGAAGTGACTATTTTGTCAGCGCTGGCAACCGTCTTTGATGTGGAGCGTTATCCTGGGGCTGATAGATTAGCAGGGTATGGACAGGCCGAGATGGATGTGCTGAGACGGCATTACACAGCTGTGATCAACCCAGAACGAGCACAGCGCAACTTTTTACCCTTCAAGACTGCAGTCACAAATTATGGCGCGACATCTTTCGACACCGTGTGCAGGTGTGTGATCAGGTATGACCAATTTCCTGACTTTGGCGAGCTTGCCAAACTAGCTCTGGTCATCCCAGTATCTAGCGTGTACGCAGAGCGAGGATTCAGTGTGCAAAACCTCATCAAAACAAAAGGGAGAAACCGCCTGAATGAAGACCGTGTCAACCGCCTGATGATGCTTCGCTGGCACAGCAAGTCACTCAGGGATTTTGACATCGGCTCTGCGCGTGAAAACTTTTTGACAACAAAGACTAGGCGAAAGTGA